The genomic segment CGTGAACCGCGAGAAGCATGGGATAAAAACTCCAAAAGGCTagctttgcttttgttttcaatCAATTGGGTCACGTTTGAGAAGCTCCTGACGGCGGCTATATAAAGAATAAAAAGGGAGATTCAGAGGCATCAATACCTtagctttagttttcttttcctagatCTGTCAGacgctttttccctttttctttcttctcttcggTAGCAATTAGAATAGGCCAGACGGctattttccttttgatttttacGCTTGCTCTAGACAATTTCGGTTAGCCTTTTGCTTCGTACACTGGTGGCTCCAAAACGAAGACGAAGGCAGGGCCTTCTCTGTTGTTACTGCAATTAATTCCCATTCCCCAATTCTTCGGCGAATAATTGAATGACttcaattaaatcacgcgggattgacacgatgaggagcggctaattttctcctctacccaaaggttgacgcgaaggcgcggtccataatatctgtgagatctaatcgaatcttcattatttctcCCAATTTATTactattcgtgcgtttcctgaattaattgttcatgggtattttattaattgaatatcaacggccgggtatttgatttaatttaatagtctactgccacgttaattaaatagaatccgtaattgttcatttagttaacatctcgtggcaaccaccataattggttttatgatggggaaacgcaagatctaacttaaataaaccctcttagcgtgtttattggttagggttgggttcttctagctttaatgcaattgggtaattaaattcctacggtcgtacctagggttgttatctggttagggaagcagtcaatggtcgtaccttgactgtcgaaaaggtaagaaagaactggttgtcagagcttattgataactataaccaacctagtgatgaatgggtgaaatatctttgcatcgatgatcatttaattggaccgtgcctgagcagttgatcctttgggtagaattttattaattgctactTTTAGTAACTTGTGCTTTGTGAATTAGTTTTGAATTTAGTTTGCTTTATTGttattcttatttttcatttaccTCCCATTAAAAATCCCCCATTCtattgatttggaaagaaataatttcctacccgctccctgtggaatcgaccctacttgccattgtatgcaaaattaatatttttatagacaaatctggtatatcggatcaagcaaactcttcgggaacagggtgaatcaagtaacccattgcacacctagggtccctgctccagtacttggatttgttctataattaactgtggtggtaattaggactttttagtatttattattgcacaggttcggcacctgtcaccaATCCTCCACAGGCACCACTTGCATGGCAAACAATTCTAATAACTGAGAATGGAATCAAATTGCATCATCACTCAACAAACAGTATTTTATATCATTTTGTACTACGAATTAAAGTAAATAGTATTTGATTGAACTAACACATGCTCTGATTGTTGGTTTTGATATCAATAAGACTTGAAGGCAACACGACGATTCTTTATCACCAAATCCTAAACAGATTTTAAGTTTAATCcaagatatttgattaaataAAGATGGTAATCTAAAACAATTAATTACATGGGAAGCACAAATAGTTTAAATAGTTATtaggtatttttttttatgagtaCATGGTATGATGGTAACACATACTgatctattaaatttaatttatgaGAGAGTATGTCAACCCATTTCCAAAGACGAGGAAATAAGGAAAATATTTTGATTTCACCTTACAATATGGAAGGCAATGCTTTCAAATATAAACTTACTTCCTCACCACCAAATTCCGTAATCAGTCACGGAACAGGAATTACATTAGATGATGTTTCagataaacaaaataaatatttggaaGCTAACACTAAAAAGAATCTCACAGAGCAAGTACTATGATCCCGTTCGTCCAAAGAGgaaaaaagatttaaaaaagGCACAATAGTCAttaaaaagacaaaagaaaataatgaatgATGTTGGTGAAGATTATCAAAATTGAGATTGGAACTAGATGCTAAGAAAAAGGGAATTTCAAGAACCATAAATTGAatattaaaaagagaaaaattggaGGAGAAAAAAGTAAAAGGAGATAAAGAGTACCTGAGGATTTTAACTGAAGCCACCTTCCTTATTTTATCATAATCTTCTCCTTGTTGACCATTCACCCCCCTAATTCTATTGTTGAATTCTTCAGGCATGTCCACAAGAGATACCTCTTTTAGGGTGGTTACATATCTCAACCCATCTGGAATCATTTCCAATTCTTCACACTCCCCAATCCATAAACTTGAGAGCTTAGGCATGGCCCCTTCTTTCACCACCCACCGCTTCAAGTAAATCAAATAATCAAGCCTGAGATGTTTTAGTTCGGGAAATCCCCCTGAATGGCAGGTCATTTTTTGGCCCAGAAAAGAAAATGACCCAACTTCCAGTATTCTTAAGTTAGGAAGCTTCTCGAGTGTTCCCATTGGGTCTTCCTTAATTCTAGTATAACGCAGCTTTAATTGAGTAAGTCCTGCAGGGTCAGGAAACATATGGGATTGGTAATCCGGTAACTTCTTGCATATACCATCGTCGATCACTAATTCATGAATTTTCCTACTAAACAACACCCTTGAAAGAACATCCAAACCCCTGTTGCTGCCAAAATCAAAGTCATTGATTGTAAGTGAGCTGATGCACAAGCAGTCCAAGTTTGATATATGATTGATGATGTGTTCCAGGTCCTCGAGATTTTTATACACGTTTGCTTTGAAAGATCTGAGATTCAACATTTTGCATAAATCTTTTGGATAGCAAAATACGTTATCGAATGATTCAAGTATCTCCAACTGCTCGCTCAACCGTAGCTTACAACACTGAGGGGGCCACCAGAGGTTCCGAAGACAAAGATATTTCAAACGTTCCAATCTCTCTTGCAGGTCCAgaaaatcaggatatttcaaAGGTTCCCATCTCTCTTGCAGGTCCGGAAGATAAAGATATTTCAAACGTTTCAATTTCCATAGCACGTTCGGTATTTTACCAACATCACTATCAGATAAATCGAGAGTTTCCAAGTACTTTAAATTGCCCAAGGAATATGGTAAGTTTATACTCTGACCTCTCAATCTCAAACATCTCAAATGGATAAGCTTACCGACATATCCCAGAGGTAATTTGGGATAACAACTTTGGGAGGCCAAAACCCTGAGCATCTTCAAATTCTTGACTTGAGAATAGTCTACCAATGTATCACACATGAATGAGCGAAGATGCTTAGTTTGTTCTTTTGGCGGAAAGTTGTATTGAGAGATATCCTTTGGAAGCAAACGAAAGACTAAACCATACTACGCTTCATCTGCAGGAGGTGAAGGACTGCGATCGACCAGTTTATACAAATTCTCCTCTTTTGCCTTGGCTAAGCACAGATCTCTCATAAGATCATGAAGCTGACATGACTTCAACCTTGTCACCGCACGCTTCCCCTCCTCATGTACTTTAATCTCAACCATGCATCTGTTTGCTAAGTCTTCCAAGTAACGCTCTGCAACTTCCAACATCGTTTCATTCTCTCTTCTATCATTATCAAATATCATACCTTCTCCTATCCACATCTGATATAAACTCACTACTCCAATGTCATAATCCTCCTTGAATTTACCCAAGTAAAGGAAGCATGATTTTAGTTGCCAAGGGAGGTCATAGTAACTGTAAGCTAAAATCCTTGGCACCTCTccttcttttccaatttttcctcCTTTATCCAAATAAGATTTGATATTCTTATGCACTTCATTCCATTCCTCCCAGGGTTTAGTTCTAAGAATTCCACCCAAAACCACCACGGCCAATGGAAGATTCCCACAATATTTCAACATTTCCTTCCCTAACACTTCCATCTTGCCGAAATCTTCACAACCTGTGTAGCATTAAACAAATTGAATTAATATCAACAACGACGCATCTATCGTTCATAAGCATCATGTTATCATTCAACAACTATACGAAAAACTTGATAGTAACCGATAAGTCTCCCGATCCAAAGACTTGAGACCTATCAATAGTCGCGGAAAAAGACTATCCTAAGCACGATTGAAAGACTCATCCAAGTCAGATGAGTCATCATTAAGATGGAGCTCCCCATTCCGAGATGGGTCTCCTATTCATTGGAGACGCATGAATTGCTAGTGACTCGTTCAGACTCGGTCAACTCAGACCGAGTCAACCTGGAGACTCAAAAAATTGCCACAACCATCTGAGTCATCCAGCTTCAACTCGGATCCAACGACACAACAAGCTTTCCGGTATTCTAAAATCCATGAAGAGGCAacgaaaatcagaaaataacaCGTCAAGAACATTGAAAATCCATCAACACGAATTAAGAAAATACAATAAcaaatgtaaagaaaaataaaaagcatGAGATAGGTAAATAAAGAAACCGGGGAGAGGAAAGTTGAGCGGAAACAGAAACCAAGAAAGACTTGGGAAGAAGGAATTGGGTTATGGCTGTGGTGGAGCATGAAACCGACAAGACTGGGTCAGAAGTCGGGGAGCAAGATCCATTGAAACTTTGACTTTGACAGATCTATCCTTTATTGCCAGTAAGTGGTCGTAGTTATTGTGATTATTAAAGCTTCTTACTAAAAATTCGTAGGTAATTCCATTTTTCACTTTGAAATCCAAAACTTCTTAAATATTGTGTTCTGAtctttaaatgtttaaaattcCTTATGAGCTCTTCTGACCATTTTGGATAGACATACAAATATGTAGCAcactaaaaatatatttacccaATATTTACTGTGATTTGAAACACATAATGATTGGTGAAACATCAATTTAAATCTTATAGTTAGCAATAAGggtgaaaaatagaaaaatacaaaaacacATAATCTTTacttcttattttttaaaactaataaaaatatacatgtattttatcgcaaatttaaaacattcatttatttggaaaaaatagAGAATGAATTTTAAGAAGAATTACATATTTGTCTAATATTAAATGTGCGTCTCACTGACACAGTGACGATTTTGCTGCGCTGATGCAAAATGGTGACGGCCGCAACTGTTCATTTCAACCATGACACTAATAGACATGttagtttttctctttttcaaatCTACTGGATTGTATGAatctgaaaattaaaaaaaaaaaaaagatcaagcTGTTTAGGTAAATGGTAGTTATATTTCCATTGTAGTATTTCAATTGTCTATCGGCGGCCTTTTACATAAAATGAATTTAATGTGAATAAAGGAGAAAAATTTTACCTTCACCTCTTCTCTCCCTCAATGATTTCACGCGTAACAACTCCGATTTCTTTCGTAGCAACTCCCAACTTTCTTCCGGTTTCAAAAGACGCAGTTCATGGCAATAACCATCTGGATCAACTTGTACCGCCACGTCTCTAATACGAGTTGTGAGCAAAATTTTGGTTCCATGCTCCGAAACTGGGATTGCATCTTTTAGCCTATCCCAAGCATCTGTTGTCCAGATGTCGTCGAGGACTATCAAACATCTCCTAGCTCCCAAGTGCTCTTGAAGTAGCTTTGCTAGCTCATCTCGTTCGCTCTTCATTATCTGTTTTCTGTTTTCAGGAGTGAGCTCAGGAGTAAGGTTGAGTAGAATGCCTCGCAAGAGAGCTTTTGGTTGCCATTGTTGTGATACACAAACCCACGCAAAACCTTTAATATACTGCTTCAATTTCTCATGGTGATATACCTTTCTAGCAAGAGTGGTTTTGCCTATACCTCCCATGCCGACAATCGAAGCCACACTTATTTTGCGCTCTGTACTTTCACCCTCTTTCAGCAAATGTTCAACCAGCCCCTCAACATCATTACGCAGTCCAACCACATCCTCCTCAGCTACAAAGGGGTAAGTCTGCCCTAATGGTTGCTGCCTGGATGGAGCACTCCACTCTCCTTCCTCCGTTCTGGCAATTAAATTTACATACCGGCCAAAATTTTTGGTGAGATTAGAGATCCTAGTTCTGAGACTTTGAATCTTTAAACCCAAATCATGAAGGGCATACCCTTCTCTGGCAATACAAGCAGTCCTCTTTAGAGCACGTGTAAAGCCTTTGTTGCTTGAAATTGAAACCCTCAAAGCATAGTCTTCAACCAAATCACTTGAGGATAGGCTTTCTGCCATTTTGGATGAGATTGATGTATATTTTCTGTAATGGATGGAATTCACTAGCACAAAATGATGGTTTAACAGGATTGGTGTTGTTTGAGTGTTTTCTGCTGATGGCAGTTATTCGAAACTGATTTATGTGAAGACATGGACATGTTATCAGCATAGCATAGAGAGACATGTCACTtttgcccctttttttttattccctGATTCTGAAGACGACAActtttactttttctaattccCCCTCTACAAACGGAAACTGATTTATGTGAAGACAAGGACATGTTATCtacttttgctttattttaTTCCTCCTCTACCAAAGAGAgacaactttttcttttttaattccaCCTCTACAAAAAAAATTCCCCGTCTACGAGAagggaaaaagcaaaagaaaaatcccGCTCCGCAATAAGgtaacaaacaaaagaaaaattctttGGCTTTGCATATGAACAACTTGCTTTATTCTACTCCCCCTCCGCAATAAgggaacaaacaaaagaaaaattctttGGCTTTGCGTATAAACATCATCTTGCATTATTGCTAGTCcaatgcaaaaataaaaaaatgaaattaaaactaaaatctaCAATCAATTCTAGCTCTTTGTATATCTTCAAAATTGTAAAATATTTAACAATTAACAGCTAAAAGTTTCGCGATAATATATGAAAATTACAAGAACAGTATTGCTAAATGATGCTAGAGAAAATTGAAAGATTATTTTGTGAGATCTTATTGTTGTGAAATATATCAAATgcagggaaagaaaagaattaaaaaaataaaaaatgaggtCATTTTCTTATCCTATTTATACTTTACTTTCATAATCGCTGTGTTTTGTAAAGTTAATCATAATACATAAAGACCCTAATTGTTTTTCTGATTAGTCCACCTAAATTGGGTCTTAGATTTTAATCCATCATCTGAATCCGAATCCAGCTGTTGTTAGGCACATGCTCCCCAGCTCGAGCTCCTTGCCAAGTTCAAGTTTTTTAGAAAGGATAGTTCATGTCCAAGTAAAATTTAAAGTTcatttggattgcaatttttcttcaaaaaatttttatattttctatgactatattttttaatcacttttttactcttatatatatcaaatcgttacaatataattttttataaaaacttcaaaaaaaaatagtaattcAAACACGCTAATTCGCCTGTAGAACAGTACTTGGCCAATGGTTCCACGGCGGTGGAAGTTAATTTCTATAGGGATTCTTGAGGCACTCATGAATATAATTTGATCCCTaagcaaattttttttggttattattTATTGATTAATCATTAAGGTCCAATGCTTTCTCTTTTTGGCAACGTGAATTAAGGTCGCTTGACTTTCATATAGTCGTCATTGTATTTtggttattcatttttttttcccatttcaaATTGGCAATCAAACTACCATAACATCGCGCCTATTCCACCTAACTTAATTTATGGGTAAATGGTTTTGTCAATTGATGGTCTCACATTTAAATAAAGAATATTTACTTTAGTTACTTTAACTTTAATAGTTTCATAAAATCATTAAAGTAATTATCTATTTAAGGCTTATTTTTCAGCTaaatcatttttcatatttgtaaGCTAAAATAATTAACTGAAAAAATGATCCCCGGCACAAATAATTTTCCTTCCTCTCAACTGTTTTTATAGACAGCTTGTTGGAAAAAGTTGCAACTGATAAATGTGATTCCATGAGATTGTAAGAAGTTTTACAGAGTTTAGCGGTGAAGTTTTTCGGAGTTTACCAATGGAAGTATCTCTTCCTTCCTTGGTCTTTAGAAGAGAGGCTTGATAGTTTGTCCTATtggctccttttttttttgtttgctttaacaaaaattaaggaACATATAATGATAGAGTAACACacaactaaataataatataaataaatttacaactaatggaagaagaaatcaaaatttcaaatataatgACACTCAACTCAGGATCTCTTGCACTCACAGTTTTAAACTCTAATCGCTAAATCAATGCCTCATGGCATAGTGGCCAAGATAATGACTAGTTTGTCTTGCTTTAAAATCAAATCCGAAGTTGGATAAAGTTTTATAACAATATGATATCTATTCAAAAACGTTTTCAGACCAAAACACGAGAATATAGCAATAACAACTaactaagtttttttttcccaaaataaTACTCTTTTCCAAAACTATTCCCAAAGTGATTCAATTCCAAAATTTATCTCCAATAATACttttttgagtctattttccaaatAATCTTGTTCTGcaaaatatacccaaactgatttaatttcaaattttattgcttttctaattttttatttgcCATGGTGTGGAAAAAATAAAGCAGACTctactttctttttctaatCTTTTATTTGCCAAGGTGAAGAAAATATACTAtaccaatttgatatatatgagattaaaaaaatgatgatagaaatttgttcaaaaaaatatatataaaattttcgttagaaaactgcaatccaaacaacGTCTTAATAACTTTGAACAAAAGGGAAGCCATGTTAAATAAAGAAAGAAGTGCTTGTTCCAAGTGTTAAAATCAAACAAGACAATGAGAGGTTGTGTGCAGTAGTAGTGTTTTGATTATATCGATTCACTTTTATGCACAGAATTTGGCAAAGATTTCCGGGTGCATTGCTGTACGTTTTGCTCAGTTAGTTGAATTAATTTCtgaaataatattataatatgatGTGAACTCGATTCTCCAAGGACCGCTTGAGAAGAAACAAATTGCATAGATAGCTGAAGGATTTATCTTGATCACGTTATTGACAAATTGGATGGATTCTAAATAATCAAGAACCGCTCGAGATTGATTAGCAAGGTAGAATGACGCCACAATTCAACGTGGTCTTGAATTAATAAGCcaaacttgaacaaaggagacataactcactttgtatcaaaAGAAGTTCCTaaggaacaagaaagaaaaaaaaactctcaatttttattcaCCTCATAATTGCCTTACAATGGAATAGAAAATGCCTATTTATAACTAAAAGCAAAACCACTAAGACTAATCCAATTTGGATAAGGATTGAGTCCTTATTTCCCTAACTACTTTTGAATGGCTCAAATAGCTCACATAGCTGGCCATATTTATTCATAGTAATGACTGCTTAACCAACCaaacaagaaaaattaaacaaaacaaaagaaactaaaaacaTGAAGATCAGATAGCTAGCGCTCCATCCCCTCCACGACTTCATGCATTCCAATAGGGTCTTGAACATCATGGATTGGATTGAAAAAGCTCTCAAGCATCTTGGCATGAACTAGTGATGGTCCCATTGCTTGTATCAtttccctcctcttgaaagtgatTCGTCCTTGAATCAAGATTTGACCAAAAGAAATACAAATGTGTAGCAATAATAGAGGAGTTTTCGTACTGTAAAGGGGGATTGTAATGAAAATAAACtgaaaatttccctttttttcacaCAATTAAGGATTGAAAATAATAGATTTGATGGACTCCCAAAGATGCTAGAAATTAGACAGCAAAGGAAAGTTGTGcacaataaaaaaaggaaagtcACGAACTTGCTAATCCTAAACAAActaataattggaaattctaaAGGCTCTTCTATAGAGAGACAACTATTGCTTTTTTTTATTCCCTGATTCTGAAGACAActtttactttttctaattccCCCTCTACCAATGGAAACTGATTTATGTGAAGATTTCTAATTCCCCTCTGCCAATGGAAACTGATTTATGTGAAGACAAGGACGTATTATCTacttttgccttttctttttcttttttttattcctCCTCTACCAACGGAAACTGCTTTATcttaagaagaagaaggagatgCTATCCGCGTAGAGAGACAACTTTTGCTTTTTTAAAAATCTTTAAGAGAAGGAGATGCTATCCGCGAAGAGAGACAACTTTTGCTTTTTTGATTCCAACTCTACAATAAAATTCTCCCTCTACAAAAAGGgaacaagcaaaagaaaatttctttGGCTTTGCATATAAACAACTTTTGCTTTATTCTATTCCCCCTCTACAAGATgggaacaaacaaaagaaaatttctttGGCTTTGCGTATAAACATCATCTTGCATTATTGCTAGTCcaatgcaaaaattgaaaaaaaattcaaattaaaactaaaatctaCAATCAATTCTAGCTCTTTGTATATCttaaaaattgtaaaatatTTAACAATTAACAGCTAAAAAGTTTCACAATAACAGATGAAAATTACAAGAACGGTATTGTTTGCAAGAGAAAATTGAAAGATTATTTTGTGAGATATTATTGTTGTGAAGTATATCAAatgaagggaaagaaaagaattaaaataaaaaatagggcATTTTCTCATCCTATTTATACTTTACTTTCATAGTTGTTGTGTTTTGTAAAGCTAATCATAATATCCCTAATTGTTTTTCCGATTAGTCCACCTAAATTGGTTCTTGGATTTTAATCCATCATCTAAATCCAAATCCAGCTGGTGTTAAGTACATACTTCCCAGCTCGAGCCCCTTGCCAAGTACAAGTTTTCTAGAAAGGATAGTTCATgtctaagtaaaatttaaaGTTCATTTGTATTgcaatttttatcaaaaaaatttgtatgttttccatgaatctattttttaatcaccttttcaccctcatatacatcaaatcattacaatataattttttacaaaaacttaaaaaaaaaagtcattcaAACATGCTTATTTGCCTGAAAGACATTAGGCCAATGGTTCCACAACCGTCGAAGTTAATTTCTATATGGATTCTTGAGGCACTCATGAAAGTAATTTGATCCCTAAGCAAACTTTTTTTGGTATTATTTATTGATTAATCATTAAGGTACAATGCATTCTCTTTTTGGCAACGTGAATTTCATTTTGGTTGACTTTCATATAGTCGTCATTGTATTTTGgttattcatttttttcccatttcAAATTGGTAATCAAACTACCATAACATCGCGCCTATTCCATCTAATTTAATCTATGGGTAAATGGTTTTGAAAATTGGATTTGCAGCAAGACATCCAGATTTAGGGCTAAAAAACCACAGAGCTAAATCACTGAACACAGTAGCCTCAAATTTGTCGGAATCCCATATCCATCTTCAAGCAATTTGAATGAGTTTGATCTTTCTTAACCATCCTATTCTTGTGAGAAAACACAGATTCTACCAAAGTCTAATTGCCTGAACTACAGAGGATAAAGAGATAAAGGAAAAGCTTAAATAGTTCACACCCATTTACAACATAAAATTGCTAGAGAAACCTCAGAAGTACGTCTTTAATAT from the Coffea arabica cultivar ET-39 chromosome 11e, Coffea Arabica ET-39 HiFi, whole genome shotgun sequence genome contains:
- the LOC113719109 gene encoding probable disease resistance RPP8-like protein 2, with protein sequence MCDTLVDYSQVKNLKMLRVLASQSCYPKLPLGYVGKLIHLRCLRLRGQSINLPYSLGNLKYLETLDLSDSDVGKIPNVLWKLKRLKYLYLPDLQERWEPLKYPDFLDLQERLERLKYLCLRNLWWPPQCCKLRLSEQLEILESFDNVFCYPKDLCKMLNLRSFKANVYKNLEDLEHIINHISNLDCLCISSLTINDFDFGSNRGLDVLSRVLFSRKIHELVIDDGICKKLPDYQSHMFPDPAGLTQLKLRYTRIKEDPMGTLEKLPNLRILEVGSFSFLGQKMTCHSGGFPELKHLRLDYLIYLKRWVVKEGAMPKLSSLWIGECEELEMIPDGLRYVTTLKEVSLVDMPEEFNNRIRGVNGQQGEDYDKIRKVASVKILRDLEDMMGYQVEIVRPSNPV
- the LOC140003836 gene encoding putative disease resistance protein At1g50180 gives rise to the protein MAESLSSSDLVEDYALRVSISSNKGFTRALKRTACIAREGYALHDLGLKIQSLRTRISNLTKNFGRYVNLIARTEEGEWSAPSRQQPLGQTYPFVAEEDVVGLRNDVEGLVEHLLKEGESTERKISVASIVGMGGIGKTTLARKVYHHEKLKQYIKGFAWVCVSQQWQPKALLRGILLNLTPELTPENRKQIMKSERDELAKLLQEHLGARRCLIVLDDIWTTDAWDRLKDAIPVSEHGTKILLTTRIRDVAVQVDPDGYCHELRLLKPEESWELLRKKSELLRVKSLRERRGEGCEDFGKMEVLGKEMLKYCGNLPLAVVVLGGILRTKPWEEWNEVHKNIKSYLDKGGKIGKEGEVPRILAYSYYDLPWQLKSCFLYLGKFKEDYDIGVVSLYQMWIGEGMIFDNDRRENETMLEVAERYLEDLANRCMVEIKVHEEGKRAVTRLKSCQLHDLMRDLCLAKAKEENLYKLVDRSPSPPADEA